One Banduia mediterranea genomic region harbors:
- the nth gene encoding endonuclease III, producing the protein MNAQTRREIFARLKQNNPAPTTELLYTTPFELLVAVVLSAQATDVSVNKATARLYQVANTPQAILDLGLEGLREHIKTIGLFNAKARNVMALCRILVEQHDGEVPRSREALEALPGVGRKTANVVLNTAYGEHTIAVDTHIFRLANRIKLAPGKTVREVEDRLMRVIPREYLRDAHHWLILHGRYICKARVPECWRCPIEDLCPYRPKTPEPGEQTATPRRGRRIGPG; encoded by the coding sequence TTGAACGCCCAGACCCGCCGCGAGATTTTCGCGCGCCTCAAGCAAAACAATCCGGCCCCGACCACGGAGCTGCTCTACACCACGCCATTCGAGCTGCTGGTGGCAGTCGTGTTGTCGGCTCAGGCCACAGACGTGTCCGTCAACAAAGCCACGGCGCGCCTTTACCAGGTCGCGAATACACCGCAGGCGATCCTGGATCTGGGATTGGAGGGTTTGCGCGAACACATCAAGACCATCGGCCTGTTCAACGCCAAGGCCAGGAACGTCATGGCGCTATGTCGAATCCTGGTGGAGCAACATGATGGCGAAGTGCCGCGCTCACGCGAGGCCCTGGAAGCCTTGCCCGGCGTCGGCCGCAAGACCGCCAATGTGGTGCTGAACACCGCTTACGGCGAACATACGATCGCCGTGGATACGCATATCTTCCGCTTGGCCAATCGCATCAAGCTGGCGCCTGGAAAAACCGTGCGCGAGGTCGAGGATCGGCTGATGCGGGTCATCCCCAGGGAATATCTGCGCGATGCGCACCACTGGCTGATCCTGCACGGCCGCTACATTTGCAAGGCCCGCGTGCCGGAATGCTGGCGCTGCCCGATCGAGGACCTGTGCCCCTACCGACCGAAAACGCCCGAGCCCGGGGAGCAAACCGCAACACCCCGCCGCGGTCGCCGCATCGGGCCGGGCTGA
- a CDS encoding diguanylate cyclase domain-containing protein — translation MSGDRASPPADLGGKAFYMFVGNWVALATLIPMVIAGLMLSFLFIDRAEQDDMADLQRIVGGVARGMDAYLDSNIVIASSVAEAVHLYSGPNPGVSRSLPELIVSQRETVLSITITDAEGAIISASPGGARPASDLPELSRQSPARFSTLRQPAGGDAQLGVTVPIRDAADVYSGAVHLEFSLAPLIALGREIGGQDMDLRLLDAAGHEVALSAHVATSAVPESVLLADRTLSNGFVVSGRRYVQTVELREWNEYAVAACLLLLASMVSWLVAQAVAHRVTKPLAGLARDLADLNLEGGQHQLDVPDDAPREIRALFGEFNALLRRLDLSYGQLRESLEEAKLLRRRMEHVIDERDAIISKRTADLQSRTAQLERANSALQRVAMEDALTGLANRRAFDEFLALVWRLSLREHVPVSLILIDIDCFKSYNDHLGHQAGDDCLRQVAHAMRSLAKRPLDLVARYGGEEFAIVLGRTDLADAADIAQMVRRAVESMRIDHAAGGINGIVTISLGVASMLPDETAEADDLIAMADNNLYAAKDRGRNRVEFEFPTAPES, via the coding sequence ATGTCAGGGGATCGAGCGTCGCCGCCGGCGGATCTTGGCGGCAAGGCGTTTTACATGTTCGTGGGAAACTGGGTCGCCTTGGCGACGCTGATCCCCATGGTGATTGCTGGTCTGATGCTCAGCTTTCTGTTCATCGACCGCGCCGAGCAGGACGACATGGCCGATCTGCAACGCATCGTCGGCGGTGTCGCGCGGGGAATGGATGCCTATCTCGACTCCAATATCGTCATCGCCAGTTCGGTGGCCGAGGCGGTGCATCTCTATTCCGGGCCGAATCCCGGTGTGAGCCGGTCTTTGCCTGAGCTGATCGTAAGTCAGCGCGAAACGGTGCTGAGCATTACGATCACGGACGCAGAGGGTGCGATCATTAGCGCATCGCCGGGCGGCGCAAGGCCTGCGTCCGATCTTCCGGAGTTGTCGAGGCAGTCGCCGGCACGATTTTCGACGCTGCGCCAGCCGGCTGGCGGCGATGCGCAACTCGGCGTCACGGTGCCGATTCGCGACGCGGCAGACGTCTATTCGGGAGCGGTCCATCTGGAATTCTCGCTGGCACCTTTGATTGCTCTTGGGCGAGAAATTGGTGGTCAGGATATGGACCTTCGGCTGCTGGATGCCGCCGGCCACGAGGTGGCTCTGAGTGCGCATGTCGCGACAAGCGCGGTCCCCGAATCCGTGTTGCTGGCCGATCGTACGCTGTCCAATGGCTTCGTCGTCTCCGGTCGGCGCTACGTGCAGACCGTGGAACTGCGTGAATGGAATGAATACGCGGTGGCGGCTTGCCTGTTGTTGCTGGCATCCATGGTGTCCTGGCTGGTGGCGCAGGCGGTGGCGCATCGGGTCACCAAACCGCTCGCGGGCCTGGCGCGTGATCTCGCGGACCTGAATCTGGAAGGTGGCCAGCACCAACTCGATGTGCCGGACGATGCCCCGCGGGAAATCCGCGCATTGTTCGGCGAATTCAATGCCTTGCTGCGGCGCCTTGACCTGTCCTATGGACAGCTGCGTGAATCGCTGGAAGAAGCCAAGCTTTTGCGCCGCCGCATGGAGCATGTGATCGACGAGCGCGACGCGATCATCAGCAAGCGCACCGCGGATCTGCAGAGCCGTACCGCGCAGCTGGAGCGAGCCAATTCGGCATTGCAGCGCGTGGCCATGGAAGACGCGTTGACCGGGCTCGCCAATCGTCGCGCGTTCGACGAGTTTCTGGCGCTGGTATGGCGCCTGTCCTTGCGCGAGCACGTGCCGGTATCGCTGATCCTGATCGATATCGACTGTTTCAAGTCGTACAACGATCATCTGGGACATCAGGCCGGCGATGACTGTCTGCGTCAGGTCGCGCATGCCATGCGCAGCCTGGCCAAGCGCCCGCTCGATCTGGTGGCGCGCTACGGCGGGGAAGAGTTCGCGATCGTGCTCGGCCGTACCGATCTGGCCGACGCGGCGGATATCGCGCAGATGGTGAGGCGTGCGGTCGAATCCATGCGTATCGACCATGCGGCCGGCGGCATCAACGGTATCGTCACGATCAGCCTCGGCGTGGCCTCGATGTTGCCGGACGAGACGGCGGAGGCCGACGATCTGATCGCGATGGCGGATAACAATCTATATGCCGCCAAGGATCGTGGCCGTAACCGCGTCGAGTTCGAGTTCCCGACCGCTCCGGAGTCGTAG
- a CDS encoding DUF1571 domain-containing protein, translated as MRASLSVMNVLIKPQSGWVPPMFVLLFACTSFAAHAQASADPLAPLKRLAQIAADVDDYTLHMDRDQRHDDPSDDMEPATVLVKHRREPACVYMRWIEKPHKGREMLYCSDKYDGKIQVHEGGFLGMVSITMDPKKESSARGLGFRSPDEIGLFGLSRMVDDVRERGLSPQTSVRTINEAEATCLRFDGGAEVPRRFEVGARELCVDTQSGLPVGLRLWSPDGTLMEDSRFSMIMLDAGLTDLDFDKSNPDYDF; from the coding sequence ATGCGTGCTTCACTCTCGGTTATGAATGTTCTGATCAAGCCTCAGTCCGGCTGGGTCCCGCCGATGTTCGTGCTGCTGTTCGCCTGCACCAGTTTTGCTGCACACGCGCAGGCCTCTGCCGATCCGCTCGCACCGCTCAAACGCCTGGCCCAGATCGCGGCGGATGTGGACGATTACACGCTGCACATGGACCGCGATCAGCGCCATGACGATCCATCGGACGACATGGAGCCAGCCACCGTGCTGGTCAAGCATCGCCGTGAACCTGCTTGCGTCTACATGCGTTGGATCGAGAAGCCGCACAAGGGCCGCGAGATGCTGTACTGCAGCGACAAGTACGATGGCAAGATCCAGGTTCACGAAGGGGGATTCCTGGGCATGGTCAGCATCACCATGGACCCGAAGAAGGAATCCTCGGCGCGCGGCCTGGGTTTCCGCTCGCCGGACGAGATCGGTCTGTTCGGTTTGTCGCGGATGGTCGACGATGTACGCGAACGCGGGCTGAGCCCGCAGACCTCGGTTCGGACCATCAACGAAGCCGAGGCTACCTGCCTGCGTTTCGACGGTGGCGCCGAGGTGCCGCGCCGTTTTGAAGTGGGTGCGCGCGAGCTGTGCGTCGATACGCAAAGCGGGCTGCCGGTCGGGCTGCGCCTGTGGTCGCCGGACGGTACGCTGATGGAAGACTCGCGCTTCTCGATGATCATGCTCGACGCAGGTCTGACGGACCTGGACTTCGACAAATCGAATCCAGATTACGACTTTTGA
- a CDS encoding threonine ammonia-lyase, which translates to MSITIEDVRAAAQRISGQVMRTPMRPSRVLSKITGADVWLKFENFQFTASFKERGALNKLASLSEDQRAQGVVCMSAGNHAQAVAYHATRLGIKSLIVMPRNTPFTKVRNTRELGGEVLLEGETLADSWTYLERELLPRGYTLVHPYDDPLVMAGQGTIALEMLGEQPDLDAMLIPIGGGGLFAGNAVAAHDVNPKIEMYGVESAGYCSAYAALQGDASLARGGPTIAEGIAVKNVGAMTLPLIRDHAADLLRVEEAVIERAVGMLANVEKVVVEGAGASGLAALLSDPARFAGRRLGLILCGGNIDPRLLASVLLRQLVHESRLVSLSIEIEDSPGFLARVAGCVGAAGGNIVQVHHERLATGHGAKLTVLEMLIEAQDGAHAEQVIRDLGEGGFVVRRVHGEHIEFE; encoded by the coding sequence ATGTCGATCACGATCGAGGATGTGCGGGCGGCGGCGCAGCGAATTTCCGGCCAGGTGATGCGGACGCCGATGCGGCCGTCCCGCGTGCTTTCGAAAATCACCGGCGCCGATGTCTGGCTCAAGTTCGAGAACTTTCAATTCACCGCTTCGTTCAAGGAGCGCGGTGCGCTCAACAAGCTCGCCAGCCTCAGCGAGGACCAGCGCGCGCAGGGCGTGGTCTGCATGTCGGCTGGCAATCACGCGCAGGCGGTGGCCTATCACGCGACGCGGCTGGGTATCAAAAGCCTGATCGTGATGCCACGCAACACGCCGTTCACCAAGGTGCGCAACACGCGCGAACTCGGCGGCGAGGTGCTGCTGGAAGGCGAAACACTGGCGGATTCCTGGACCTATCTGGAACGCGAGCTGTTGCCGCGCGGCTACACTCTGGTGCATCCCTACGACGATCCTCTGGTGATGGCCGGGCAGGGCACGATCGCCCTGGAGATGCTCGGCGAGCAGCCGGACCTCGACGCGATGCTGATTCCGATCGGCGGCGGCGGCCTGTTCGCCGGCAATGCTGTGGCGGCACATGACGTGAACCCGAAGATCGAAATGTATGGCGTGGAGTCGGCGGGCTATTGCTCGGCCTATGCCGCGCTGCAAGGCGATGCCTCGCTAGCGCGTGGCGGCCCGACGATCGCCGAAGGCATTGCCGTGAAGAACGTCGGCGCGATGACGCTGCCCTTGATCCGCGATCACGCCGCCGATCTGCTGCGCGTGGAGGAAGCCGTGATCGAACGGGCCGTGGGCATGCTGGCCAATGTCGAGAAGGTCGTGGTCGAGGGCGCCGGCGCCAGCGGGCTGGCGGCCCTGCTGTCCGATCCGGCGCGCTTCGCCGGACGGCGCCTCGGCTTGATCCTGTGCGGCGGCAACATCGATCCGCGCCTGTTGGCCTCGGTGCTGCTGCGTCAGTTGGTGCACGAATCGAGGCTGGTGTCGCTGTCGATCGAGATCGAGGACAGTCCCGGCTTTCTGGCGCGTGTCGCGGGCTGTGTCGGCGCCGCCGGCGGCAATATCGTGCAGGTGCATCATGAGCGACTGGCTACCGGCCACGGCGCCAAGCTGACGGTGCTGGAGATGTTGATCGAGGCACAGGACGGCGCGCACGCGGAACAGGTGATTCGCGATCTGGGCGAGGGCGGCTTCGTGGTGCGCCGCGTGCACGGCGAGCACATCGAATTCGAGTAG
- the ettA gene encoding energy-dependent translational throttle protein EttA, with translation MAQYVYTMNRVGKVVPPKKEILRDISLSFFPGAKIGVLGYNGAGKSTLLRIMGGIDKDFHGEARPMPGLKVGYLPQEPQLDPEKDVRGNVMDGLGELGTALERFNAVTKGFEDPDADFDALLAEQAELQEIIEAANGWELDVTLDKSAEALNLPPWDANIESLSGGERRRVALCRLLLSKPDMLLLDEPTNHLDAESVAWLEKFLNDFPGTIVAVTHDRYFLDNVAGWILELDRGHGIPYEGNYSTWLEQKEKRLAQEEKTESARQKAMAEELEWVRQNPKGRQSKSKARLKAFEEMSSQDYQKRAETSEIYIPPGPRLGDVVIDATDLKKTYGDRVLYEGLSFSVPRGGIVGIIGANGRGKTTLFRMITGEEKPDGGSITIGETVQIAYVNQSRDSLNDKKTVWEELSGGQDILRVNNWEMPSRAYIGRFNFKGADQQKRLQDLSGGERNRAHLAKLLLAGGNVLLLDEPTNDLDVETLRALEDALLNFPGAAMVISHDRWFLDRIATHILAFEDSGEIVFHEGNYQDYEADFRRRHGSEPGVNRRQRHKKIG, from the coding sequence ATGGCTCAGTACGTCTACACGATGAACCGGGTCGGCAAGGTCGTCCCGCCCAAGAAGGAAATTCTGCGCGACATCTCGCTGTCCTTCTTCCCCGGCGCCAAGATCGGCGTCCTCGGCTACAACGGCGCCGGCAAGTCCACGCTGCTCAGGATCATGGGCGGCATCGACAAGGACTTTCACGGCGAGGCGCGGCCCATGCCCGGCCTCAAGGTCGGCTACCTGCCGCAGGAACCGCAGCTGGATCCCGAAAAGGACGTGCGCGGCAACGTGATGGACGGCCTCGGCGAACTCGGCACCGCACTGGAACGCTTCAACGCAGTCACCAAGGGCTTCGAAGACCCGGATGCGGACTTCGATGCGCTGCTGGCCGAACAGGCCGAGCTACAGGAAATCATCGAGGCCGCCAATGGCTGGGAGCTGGACGTCACGCTCGACAAGTCCGCCGAGGCGTTGAATCTGCCGCCCTGGGACGCGAACATCGAATCGCTGTCCGGCGGTGAACGTCGCCGCGTCGCACTGTGCCGCCTGCTGCTGTCCAAGCCGGACATGCTGCTGCTGGACGAGCCGACCAACCACCTCGACGCCGAGTCCGTGGCCTGGCTGGAAAAGTTCCTCAACGACTTTCCCGGCACCATCGTCGCGGTCACGCATGACCGCTACTTCCTCGACAACGTCGCCGGCTGGATTCTGGAACTCGATCGCGGCCACGGCATTCCGTACGAGGGCAACTATTCAACCTGGCTGGAGCAGAAGGAAAAGCGCCTCGCCCAGGAAGAAAAGACCGAATCGGCGCGCCAGAAGGCGATGGCCGAAGAACTCGAATGGGTACGCCAGAACCCCAAGGGCCGCCAGTCCAAGTCCAAGGCGCGCCTCAAGGCCTTCGAGGAAATGTCCTCACAGGATTACCAGAAGCGTGCCGAGACCAGCGAAATCTACATTCCGCCGGGCCCGCGTCTGGGCGACGTGGTGATCGACGCCACCGATCTCAAGAAGACCTACGGCGATCGCGTCCTCTACGAAGGGCTCAGCTTCAGCGTGCCGCGCGGCGGTATCGTCGGCATCATCGGCGCCAACGGCCGTGGCAAGACCACGCTGTTTCGCATGATCACCGGCGAGGAAAAGCCCGACGGCGGCAGCATCACGATCGGCGAAACCGTGCAGATCGCCTACGTCAACCAGAGCCGCGATTCACTGAACGACAAGAAGACTGTCTGGGAAGAACTCAGCGGCGGACAGGACATCCTGCGCGTCAACAACTGGGAAATGCCCTCGCGCGCCTACATCGGCCGCTTCAACTTCAAGGGCGCGGACCAGCAGAAGCGCCTGCAGGACCTCTCCGGCGGCGAACGCAACCGCGCCCATCTCGCCAAGCTGCTGCTGGCCGGAGGCAACGTACTGCTGCTGGACGAGCCGACCAACGATCTGGACGTGGAAACCTTGCGTGCGCTCGAAGACGCGCTGCTCAACTTCCCCGGGGCCGCGATGGTGATCTCGCATGACCGCTGGTTCCTGGATCGTATCGCCACGCACATCCTCGCCTTCGAGGATTCCGGCGAGATCGTGTTCCACGAGGGCAACTACCAGGACTACGAAGCGGACTTCCGCCGTCGGCATGGTTCGGAGCCCGGCGTGAACCGCCGTCAGCGCCACAAGAAGATCGGCTGA
- a CDS encoding ATP-binding protein yields the protein MEPDRTLAYRWRNGTLQPIEFPQPVRLDQLLGIDRQKAILVQNTRQFVEGRPANHALLTGSRGTGKSSVVKALLNEFGEQGLRLIEVPGHQLTDLPDIVAPLRERRERFVLYVDDFSVQANDPALTALKTALDGGIEEPPDNVLIYATSNRRHLMPEFQSENDEYRWHGDELHPGESSEEKISLSERFGLWLSFQPFSQQQYLDAVHLHLARLGVDSLDEDGIKAALRWALARASRSGRVAQQFARDWAGRRG from the coding sequence ATGGAACCAGACCGCACGCTTGCCTATCGTTGGCGCAACGGCACCCTGCAACCGATCGAGTTTCCGCAGCCGGTGCGGCTCGATCAGCTGCTGGGCATCGATCGGCAGAAAGCGATTCTGGTGCAGAACACACGCCAGTTCGTGGAGGGCCGCCCGGCCAATCACGCGCTGCTGACCGGATCACGCGGCACCGGCAAGTCCTCGGTGGTCAAGGCCCTGCTCAACGAATTCGGCGAACAGGGCCTGCGCCTGATCGAGGTGCCGGGCCACCAGCTCACGGACCTGCCGGACATCGTCGCCCCGCTGCGCGAGCGCCGCGAGCGCTTCGTGCTGTACGTGGACGACTTCTCGGTTCAGGCCAACGACCCGGCGCTGACCGCGCTCAAGACCGCGCTGGACGGCGGCATCGAAGAGCCGCCGGACAATGTGCTGATCTACGCCACCTCCAACCGGCGCCATCTGATGCCGGAATTTCAGAGCGAGAACGACGAATACCGCTGGCACGGCGACGAACTGCATCCCGGCGAATCCAGCGAGGAAAAGATTTCTCTGTCGGAGCGTTTCGGCCTGTGGCTGAGCTTCCAGCCGTTCTCCCAGCAGCAGTATCTGGACGCGGTGCACCTGCATCTGGCGCGCCTGGGTGTGGACTCGCTGGACGAAGACGGAATCAAAGCCGCACTGCGCTGGGCCCTGGCGCGCGCCTCGCGCTCCGGTCGTGTCGCGCAACAGTTCGCAAGGGACTGGGCGGGCCGACGCGGTTAG